In the genome of Streptomyces pactum, one region contains:
- a CDS encoding dicarboxylate/amino acid:cation symporter: MSSESSASSTGSVPATGSTPPFRLPKVPFWAQILTGLVLGVLLGWAARSGDVAWLVTTLDKIGSIFVQLLKLAVAPLVFFAILVSITNLRNVNNAARLATRTLLWFMATSLIAVAIGLAIGLLTDPGSGTGLTPKDGLKPEHSGGWLDFLTGIVPENVITPFTDLNVLQIVFMAAVAGVAALQLGEKAQPILSLSNAVLELLQKALWWVIRLAPLGTLGLIGYAIAEYGWDLIGKYATFTADIYIGCALVMFGVYPLLLSLVAKVNPLQFFRGAWPAIQLAFVSRSSVGTMPLTQKVTERLGVPKEYASFAVPFGATTKMDGCASIYPAIAAIFIAQIFDVQLDITDYLLIAFVSVVGSAATAGLTGATVMLTLTLSTLGLPLEGVGLLMAIDPIVDMMRTATNVAGQALVPVLVSAREKILDHEAYAGATSSPLDEPADGRESRVAAAAA; this comes from the coding sequence TTGTCCTCGGAGTCGTCCGCGTCCTCCACCGGGTCCGTCCCCGCGACGGGCTCCACGCCCCCCTTCCGCCTGCCCAAGGTCCCCTTCTGGGCGCAGATCCTGACCGGTCTGGTCCTGGGTGTGCTGCTCGGCTGGGCCGCCCGCAGCGGTGACGTCGCCTGGCTGGTGACCACCCTCGACAAGATCGGCTCGATCTTCGTCCAGCTGCTGAAGCTGGCCGTCGCGCCGCTGGTCTTCTTCGCGATCCTGGTCTCCATCACCAACCTGCGGAACGTCAACAACGCCGCCCGGCTGGCCACCCGGACCCTGCTGTGGTTCATGGCGACCTCGCTGATAGCCGTGGCCATCGGCCTGGCCATCGGCCTCCTCACGGACCCGGGCTCGGGTACCGGGCTGACCCCGAAGGACGGCCTGAAGCCGGAGCACTCCGGCGGCTGGCTGGACTTCCTGACCGGCATCGTCCCGGAGAACGTCATCACGCCGTTCACCGACCTGAACGTGCTGCAGATCGTCTTCATGGCCGCCGTCGCCGGTGTCGCCGCCCTCCAGCTGGGCGAGAAGGCGCAGCCGATCCTCAGCCTCAGCAACGCCGTGCTGGAGCTGCTCCAGAAGGCGCTGTGGTGGGTCATCCGCCTCGCCCCGCTGGGCACCCTGGGCCTCATCGGCTACGCCATCGCCGAGTACGGCTGGGACCTGATCGGCAAGTACGCCACCTTCACCGCCGACATCTACATCGGCTGCGCCCTGGTGATGTTCGGTGTGTACCCGCTGCTGCTGTCGCTGGTCGCCAAGGTCAACCCGCTGCAGTTCTTCCGCGGCGCCTGGCCCGCCATCCAGCTGGCGTTCGTCTCCCGCTCCTCGGTGGGCACCATGCCGCTGACCCAGAAGGTCACCGAGCGCCTGGGTGTCCCGAAGGAGTACGCGTCGTTCGCGGTGCCGTTCGGCGCCACCACCAAGATGGACGGCTGCGCCTCGATCTACCCGGCGATCGCCGCGATCTTCATCGCCCAGATCTTCGACGTCCAGCTCGACATCACCGACTACCTGCTGATCGCCTTCGTGTCGGTCGTCGGCTCGGCCGCCACCGCGGGCCTCACAGGCGCGACCGTCATGCTCACCCTGACGCTGTCCACCCTGGGCCTGCCGCTGGAGGGCGTCGGTCTGCTGATGGCCATCGACCCGATCGTGGACATGATGCGCACCGCCACCAACGTGGCCGGCCAGGCGCTGGTCCCGGTGCTGGTCTCGGCCCGGGAAAAGATCCTGGACCACGAGGCGTACGCCGGAGCCACCTCCTCCCCGCTGGACGAGCCGGCCGACGGCCGCGAGTCGCGGGTGGCCGCGGCGGCCGCCTGA
- a CDS encoding TerD family protein: MAVSLSKGGNVSLTKEAPGLTAVTVGLGWDVRTTTGTDFDLDASAIAVNGNGQVYSDQHFVFFNNKSTPDQTIVHTGDNLTGQGEGDDEQISVNLASLPADIQKVVFPVSIYDAESRSQNFGQVRNAYIRILNQAGGAEIARYDLSEDAATETAMVFGELYRHGAEWKFRAVGQGYAAGLAGIAKDFGVNI; this comes from the coding sequence ATGGCTGTAAGCCTGTCCAAGGGCGGCAACGTCTCCCTCACCAAGGAGGCTCCGGGCCTGACCGCCGTCACGGTCGGCCTCGGCTGGGACGTCCGCACCACCACGGGCACCGACTTCGACCTCGACGCCAGCGCCATCGCGGTGAACGGCAACGGTCAGGTCTACTCCGACCAGCACTTCGTCTTCTTCAACAACAAGTCCACCCCGGACCAGACCATCGTGCACACCGGTGACAACCTCACCGGCCAGGGCGAGGGCGACGACGAGCAGATCAGCGTCAACCTGGCGTCCCTGCCGGCCGACATCCAGAAGGTCGTCTTCCCGGTCTCCATCTACGACGCCGAGTCCCGCAGCCAGAACTTCGGCCAGGTGCGCAACGCCTACATCCGCATCCTCAACCAGGCCGGCGGCGCCGAGATCGCCCGCTACGACCTGAGCGAGGACGCCGCCACCGAGACCGCCATGGTCTTCGGCGAGCTGTACCGGCACGGCGCGGAGTGGAAGTTCCGCGCGGTCGGCCAGGGCTACGCGGCCGGCCTGGCCGGCATCGCGAAGGACTTCGGCGTCAACATCTGA
- the arfB gene encoding alternative ribosome rescue aminoacyl-tRNA hydrolase ArfB yields MPGPYVIRGSVSLPEAELMWRFSRSSGPGGQHVNTSDSQVELRFDLAATEALPPVWKERALERLAGRLTDGVVSVRASEHRSQWRNRETAATRLAALLAEATAPPPRPPPAHPRAARHQRTPAAAEEAARRDQARTQRARLVLRPRQRPSGARPRARPGGCCIPVVRKSRFGATP; encoded by the coding sequence ATGCCTGGGCCCTACGTCATCCGCGGTTCGGTCTCCCTGCCGGAGGCCGAGCTGATGTGGCGTTTCTCGCGGTCCTCGGGGCCCGGCGGCCAGCACGTCAACACCAGCGACAGCCAGGTGGAGCTGCGGTTCGACCTGGCGGCCACCGAGGCGCTGCCGCCGGTGTGGAAGGAGCGGGCGCTGGAGCGGCTGGCCGGCCGGCTGACGGACGGTGTGGTGTCAGTACGCGCCTCCGAGCACCGCTCGCAGTGGCGCAACCGGGAGACCGCCGCCACCCGGCTCGCGGCGCTGCTGGCCGAGGCCACCGCGCCGCCGCCCCGCCCCCCGCCGGCCCACCCGCGTGCCGCGCGGCATCAACGAACGCCGGCTGCGGCAGAAGAAGCAGCGCGGCGAGACCAAGCGCGGACGCAGCGGGCGCGACTGGTCCTGAGACCGCGTCAGCGCCCCTCGGGCGCCCGGCCGCGCGCCCGGCCCGGTGGTTGCTGCATTCCGGTGGTTCGAAAGTCCCGGTTCGGGGCCACGCCGTGA
- a CDS encoding flavin reductase family protein yields the protein MPHAGGVSEEQFRAALSRLAAGVVLVTAHDPEEGPRGEDVGMTATAFLSVSLDPPLVMVSVRTGARMDELLERQPLWAVSILAEDQRQVAGRFAMKGRVSDRLLFQELPHTRGATSGAPLADRALAHLECRTEQRVAAGDHTLVIGRVLTAATPGTAEGPLTYFRGRYRRLG from the coding sequence ATGCCCCATGCTGGTGGGGTGAGTGAGGAGCAGTTCCGTGCCGCCCTCTCGCGGCTGGCTGCGGGTGTGGTGCTGGTGACCGCGCACGATCCCGAGGAGGGGCCGCGCGGCGAGGACGTCGGCATGACCGCCACCGCGTTCCTGTCCGTCTCGCTGGACCCGCCGCTGGTGATGGTGAGCGTGCGCACCGGTGCCCGGATGGACGAGCTGCTGGAACGCCAACCGCTGTGGGCGGTGTCGATCCTCGCCGAGGACCAGCGCCAGGTGGCCGGCCGGTTCGCCATGAAGGGGCGGGTCAGCGACCGGCTGCTCTTCCAGGAACTCCCGCACACCCGCGGCGCGACCTCCGGGGCACCGCTGGCCGACCGCGCACTGGCCCACCTGGAGTGCCGTACCGAGCAGCGGGTGGCGGCCGGTGACCACACACTGGTCATCGGCCGGGTGCTCACCGCCGCCACCCCGGGCACGGCCGAGGGGCCGCTCACCTACTTCCGCGGCCGGTACCGCCGGCTCGGCTGA
- the cdgB gene encoding diguanylate cyclase CdgB, producing METESEPYIRLATLRQLHQVVADLNTARSLADTLQTVADGIIAGLGYELSAVNLVRADGDLVVAAVAGSAGAEALMAGRVGSRKSWERRLAMGDRWGDLRFIPYTEGWVLDDDDVPQWHTVGPAPRFEDEWHPMDRLFAPMYAAGASAGELIGVISVDRPRNGRRPGAWGREALQMYAFHAAIAIGNARLRANMQRALVRLEREQQALRASEESFRQAFEYAPSGMAIAEMGGDQHGRLLRANDALCRLLGRPASVMRRYSFSDLVHPEDIGTLLRTSAEGGRAELRLARRDGSYVWVSLRNSVVADAADGPRFLLTHVEDIEERKRHEIQLAHRASHDSLTGLPNSAELRARLSARLCAHPPRSGPPGVPEGAALANGAGLPDGYTDGYPDGYTDGYVDGYTDGYALDGFGAEPLTGGVPVAADGLPFDHVHAYAPAEDVDDGHKGLAVLFCDLDGFKSINDRFGHHTGDAVLIEVARRLTAGVRDGDTVARMGGDEFVVLADGLGRADAQDLAVRLRNAIMPPIRVDGRAVRVGASFGIGWASCGMSAEEVLQSADQRMYVEKRSRAKANRRAG from the coding sequence ATGGAGACCGAGTCGGAGCCGTACATCCGTCTTGCGACCCTGCGGCAGCTGCATCAAGTGGTCGCCGACCTGAACACCGCGCGGAGCCTCGCCGACACCCTGCAGACCGTGGCCGACGGCATCATCGCCGGCCTCGGCTACGAGCTGTCGGCGGTCAACCTGGTGCGCGCCGACGGGGACCTGGTGGTCGCGGCCGTGGCCGGGAGCGCCGGCGCGGAGGCGCTGATGGCCGGGCGGGTGGGGTCCCGCAAGTCCTGGGAGCGCCGGCTGGCGATGGGCGACCGCTGGGGTGACCTGCGCTTCATCCCGTACACCGAGGGCTGGGTGCTGGACGACGACGACGTCCCGCAGTGGCACACCGTCGGGCCGGCGCCCCGCTTCGAGGACGAGTGGCACCCGATGGACCGGCTCTTCGCCCCGATGTACGCGGCCGGCGCCTCCGCCGGGGAGCTGATCGGCGTCATCTCGGTGGACCGGCCGCGCAACGGACGCCGGCCCGGCGCCTGGGGGCGCGAGGCGCTGCAGATGTACGCCTTCCACGCCGCGATTGCGATCGGCAACGCCCGGCTGCGCGCGAACATGCAGCGCGCGCTGGTCCGCCTGGAGCGGGAGCAGCAGGCGCTGCGGGCCAGCGAGGAGAGCTTCCGGCAGGCGTTCGAGTACGCCCCCAGCGGCATGGCGATAGCGGAGATGGGCGGCGACCAGCACGGCAGACTGCTGCGCGCCAACGACGCGCTGTGCCGGCTGCTGGGCCGCCCGGCCTCGGTGATGCGCCGCTACTCCTTCTCCGACCTGGTGCACCCGGAGGACATCGGCACCCTGCTGCGCACCTCCGCCGAGGGCGGTCGCGCGGAGCTGCGGCTGGCCCGCCGGGACGGCAGCTACGTGTGGGTGTCGCTGCGGAACTCGGTGGTCGCGGACGCCGCCGACGGCCCGCGCTTCCTGCTGACCCACGTGGAGGACATCGAGGAGCGCAAGCGCCACGAGATCCAGCTCGCCCACCGGGCCAGCCACGACTCGCTGACCGGGCTGCCGAACAGCGCCGAGCTGCGCGCCCGGCTCTCCGCCCGGCTCTGCGCCCACCCGCCCCGCTCCGGGCCGCCCGGGGTGCCGGAGGGCGCCGCCCTCGCCAACGGGGCCGGCCTTCCCGACGGCTACACCGACGGTTACCCGGACGGCTACACCGACGGGTACGTCGACGGCTACACCGACGGGTACGCGCTGGACGGCTTCGGGGCCGAGCCGCTCACCGGCGGGGTGCCGGTGGCCGCCGACGGCCTGCCGTTCGACCACGTGCACGCCTACGCCCCCGCCGAGGACGTGGACGACGGCCACAAGGGGCTCGCCGTCCTCTTCTGCGACCTCGACGGCTTCAAGTCCATCAACGACCGGTTCGGCCACCACACCGGGGACGCCGTGCTCATCGAGGTGGCCCGCCGGCTCACCGCCGGGGTGCGCGACGGGGACACCGTGGCGCGGATGGGCGGCGACGAGTTCGTGGTGCTCGCCGACGGGCTGGGCCGTGCGGACGCCCAGGACCTGGCGGTCCGGCTGCGGAACGCCATCATGCCGCCGATCCGGGTGGACGGCCGGGCGGTGCGGGTGGGGGCGAGTTTCGGTATCGGCTGGGCGAGTTGCGGGATGTCCGCGGAGGAGGTCCTGCAATCCGCCGACCAGCGGATGTATGTGGAGAAGAGGTCCCGGGCCAAGGCCAACCGCCGGGCCGGATGA